cttcttgccatcatccaggacttcagataaaactttgaaagcaatatctattccctccacggtttctttcgaaagaggaagagactcaggtgGAGAACTGACAGTGATAGAAGgctgagaaacattctcaataggaagagaagaagtttcattgatAGAAGGATCaaaaaggggggtttcaatcattgaaaggtcagctgaagaaatgaaatctgaggcaaccttttcgcgaatgggagataaaggtttatcttgcgaagatgtcgcaggagatttagaagagatgactaagtggaatggaacagaagttggaacagttttaaggtggcgagatttcttgagaggtctactgacatccttatcaccctgcgaattacaatccagataagaaacagaggcaacaatattgttattagaaaagaatagtgtttcttactaccttctcattcacagactttcttttatgcgcaacaaccttatgctgcgatttggaaatattagggttctgaactgtaaatttagtattgcaggcgcttttgctgaaataacaagagtatgggaatcacataaacaacatcaaataaggcaataaacaagatcaatttcagcaaaaccataaagaagaaaaaagaaaactaaccttgatgaatccatggaaaacagtggcaggaagattatttcgaagaaaattacgaacgatgaagatctgcggaagaaataatatgaagatgaagaagaacttaaaaagattgaagaagaaagaaaataaaagttgcaataacggaatttgcagaaaaacgatgaagttgcagagaaaataaaaagaaagaaaaagagagcgagaaagaatatatatagagggaatttatcctcgagaagataaacacgattaatacggaaagatataagcggttaaaaggaaacggttacaaaagacgtgtcaagaaacagatggaagaaagaatacgtgtgataaatgcagaatatgaagagagaaacagctgcggcatttctcacatcattctctacttcatagaaaagatatgagaagaggcaagatgtaggatcagaatctcgcaacaataatatcttagcgaaattatcaacaacataacacaatagcgtcgcagaacaatttcagaaatgatataataaacgacgtcagctaaaaacatgagaaagatgtaaggatcctgcgaaaattagagagtttgcgagattaagatttgtaaggttgcgagaatgtcgtaagtcttatccgaaaataaaggtcagattagctgtcatccattatgtatttccctataaatagtcgttcaattgtaaaggaaggagagaccttttttgagtaagaaacaactaaataggagagagaaagtttagagcagagatcattcttgattcctttatcttttcttataagaacattcaaagattgatcaataaaattaaaagtgtaaatctaaaaatgggttgagtaataatgaaatcacacgaggggtgtagtgtaggatttcctgcaactacaacaacTATCTTGTTCCCTCGTCTCAATGAATATTTGTATGTAATATTCACTAAATTTGGTGTTTCTGATTCAGTCTTCACATGGGCATCACAGTTCAGTTTTTGTCCTGAAAGGTGTGGAATCTTAGGAAATTTACAAATGAAACATGTACTGTGAGGGTATGTACATTGCGAATTGGTTGAACATTATAGAGCACGAACAAAAAGTTTAATGCTACAAAAATTGGAGTACAAATATAACAAGTGCATAACCTGTATCTGGAAATGTTAGACATTCATGCATCAACATCTCCATGACTAAATCGTTCCAAGAATCGATCGGTCCAGGCAAACACCAGTGCAGACAATCATTTTGAACTATGACATTATTATCTTTCCCAAACGGGTAGAAGTGAATGTACGGACCAGGATGTCCATCAGGTCTGAGTGATGAAAGCTGGGTAGTGTCTAACAGTTTTAGTTTTACTCTTGTTTTGAATCCTGAAGTAGTTGCTGCCCTGTGGAATTCCTCTAGCTCGATGTCATGCATTACAGAATCAACATTGTCCACCCTAATCTCACTTTCTTTATATGGCATTGTCCGATTGCAAGTCCCTCCACTAAACCATTCTCCATTCTCGAAGTGAGACGGAGTTGTTGTCCTGAACAGAACTACAGCACTGTGGTTGGACTTGATGATGAAGTTAAAAACCAACTTAATGGCTTGACGGTAAGCTTTGTCGTATCCGAATTCTGTCAAGTTGCTGTGGGATGAACAGTAATGGCAACCTACGACTGTATTGTTGTAATGATACATCGCGGTTTTTAGAAACCATTTCCCACCAGATATTGTGACATAGTTGAAATTATGATACTCGTTTGTCCACTGCTCATCGAGTTTATCGAGATGTAATTGTATGTCACTGCTTGATACCCCATGCTTATCTTCGGATATAGCTGCTTTAAGAAGTAGAGGAGACCGGATAACAGAGAGGGTGAAGTTATAGGACGGGAAGTATCATCTTACTGGTATGCCTTCCTCGTCGTAGGAAATCTCATCTGCTGCTTCCACCTGAGATGCATAATAAACCGAAACTTTCAACCACCTTTACTTGGTTCTTGGCAGAACATCCAGCTCCATGTTTCATAAGAAATTACAATTGATCAACTCAGTTCATGATGTAAAAAGGGGTAAACACTAGAAATGCAATCTGTAATGCTAAATGTACCTTAGAGAGAATGCAGAACAATGACTGGACATGGTTTCGAGCAATTGAATCACCAATGAATCCCCATGATTTATCCCGCATCATCTCAAGAAATCTCTCCGCGTTAAACCATGGTATCTCACAATCCCGTGGCTTCCATCTCCAGTACAGGTACCCTGAATCTGGCCTTCCATTCTTCATACAATTCTGACCAGGAACAATTATATGGCAGCTCTCATTACTGTAAACTGGACCTAATGGATCGGGCACCCAATCCCCAATAAAAAGATCACAGTTTCCTGAATGTTGCAATTGTTCAACAATAGCATTTGGAACATACATGAATCAGTACACAACAACAATAAGAGACGGCAATCTCAACTATAAGTACTAGAATTCCAAAAGCTTGGCATTCTCTTTATCACTAGGCTAGTATTAGAAAATATTCAGAAAGTTCTTTATAAACCGAACTCGTAGATCTCATTGAAATGAGATCCGAAATGGTGCAGACATCAAGTAAGCGTAAAGCAAAAACAAAACCCATCAGACCATAAAAGTACCGAACTCTAGTAATATGATTACCTTTTTGAGGAATCTGATGTCGCGGGTTCTGCTCATGAATCTCAGCACCATTACTTACAGGAGCTTCAACAAAAGGAGCAACTTGGAAAGAATACGAGTATAACGAAAGAAAAGCAACAACCAATAGAAAAACAAGTGAAATGGGAACAACAACATGATTTTGTTTAATAACAACAGAAAATGGTTTCCATTCAAACTTCACcatcttctttacaagaaaaataaaagaagaaaacaactCGAATATCACACCCTTCTCTTCTGCTTGAGTTTAAGTTAGTCGAAGAGTCGGTTTTTTTTATCCCAACTCAAGTAGGGATAAAGAATTGGTTTTCTGAAGTCTGTGGTCTTCTGGATTCAGTTTCACATGGGAATCAAATGTTTGTTTATCTACTAGGAGTGGAAATGTATATTTTTTTACTGAAAGTATTTATATACCGAAATGATACAACATTGAACTGCAAGGAGAAGGATAACAAGTGCATTATATAACCTATTACAGAAATAGGAGTACAAATATAAAAAAGTGCATAACCTGGTATCTCGAAATGTCAGTCACGCATCAGCATCTCCATAACTAAATCGTTCCAGGAATCGATGGGTCCAGGCAAACACCAATGCAAACAATCATTTTGAACTGTGGTGTTTTTCTCCGGATTAAACTGCCTGTATGGACCAGGATGTCCATTGGGTCTGAGTGTTGAAAGCAGGGTAGTGTCTAAGAGTTTTAATTTCGCTCTTCTTACAGATCCTGAAGTAGTTGCTACATTCTTGAATTCTTCCAACTCGATTTTACGCATTGCAGAATCGATATAGTTCAAGCTTATCTCACCTTTTTTATACGGAACTGTTCGGTTGCAAGTCCCTCCGCTGAACCATTCTCCATTCTCGAAATGATCCGGTGTGGTTGTCCTGAACAAAACTACGGCATTGTGATGAGAGTTACTGATGAAGTTGAAAACCAGCTTAATGGCTTTACGATAAGCATTATCAATCCCAAATTCTGTCAACTTGCTATTTGAACAATAATGGCAACCCAATACCGTGTTGTTGTCATGATATACTGCAGTTTTGAGGAACCATTTCCCACCAGAAATCGTAACGTAATTGAAACTCTCATATTCTCTTGTCCATTTCTTATCTAGTTTATCCAGATGTAACTGAATTTCACCAGTGGATACTCCATACATATCTTCGAAAATCTCTGACTTCAGAAGGAACGGAGACCAGATAACTGAGAGGGTGAAGTTGTAGGAGGGGAAGTGCCATCTCTTGGACCTGTACTCTTCGTCGTGGTAAATCTCGTCCGCTATTTCCACCTGAGATGCATTACAAATCAAAATCTATCAACACCTTTACTCCCCAGCAGAACACGGAATTACTAAATAGTTGTAATACTAAATGAATGTACCTTGGAAAGAATGCAAAGCAATGACTGAACATGGTTCCGAGCAATAGAATCACCTATAAATCCCCACGATTTATCCCGCATCATCTCAAGAAATCTCTCCGCATTAAACCTTGGTATTTCACAACCCCGGGGCTTCCATCTCCAGTCTAGATACCCTGAATCAGGCCTCCCATTTTTCATGCAATTCTGATCATCAGTAATGAAATGACAGCTCTCATATGAGTACAATGGGCCTAATTGATCCGGCACCCATTCCCCAACAAAGAGATTGCATTTTCCAGGAATTTCAATTGTTGCAGCTGCAAAGATTGAAACATGCAATTGAACCAATTTCACAACAATCTCAAGATTCTCAACCACTAGTGCAAGAATTCAGCTAAATGTGACACTTGTACTGTAATGCATCATACTGAACTCTTAGATGAGGCCATGCATTTCTTTAGTTTTGTAATTTTGATCAAATTAACATTCATATGCACACAGATCACAAGAAATTTCAAGAACCCAAACTAAAAAATCAAGAAATGAACTCAAAGAACACACACCTTTTTGAGAAATCTGATCTTGGGGGTACTCCTCTTGTACCTCATCATCAGCATTACTTGCAGTTGCAGGAGCTGgtgccttttcttcttcttgttcttcaactgAGAAATCAGTTGTAGCAAGTAATGAGTCTTCTTCAACATCATAATTACTTGCAGGAACTTCTGCTGCCTCTACTTTTGcagttgttgttgtatcttcaaCAAAAGGAAGAACATCAAAAGAACCAGTATACAACAAACGAAATGCAACACCCACTAGTAAAACTGAAACAACAAGCTTCACCAAAACATGATTTTGCTTcaaattagaagaagaagaagaagaagaagatgggttgttCCACTCAAACTTATTGTTCATCATCTCCTTCACCATTTTTTGCTCTTAACAAATGAAACAACACTAAAAATGTCttgagaaaatgaaaaaaaatagtaATAAAGACAGAAAGATGAATGGAGTGATTGCAATTGCATCAACACATGTTTACTTTCCAAAACATGTCATTACACCTTTTTAAGTACTCAATGTACCTTGAAATAAAAAAACAAGCCAAAAATGAAATAAAACGACTCAAAAACATGCACCAACCACCctgctgtttttattttttttcccaaaGATGTTGATTTGATAACTTCCACCGACGTACGGGTAGTAGGTAATGATGTTTAAAATTCACTCCTTGGAAACTCATTCCTCCTTgcattttattaagtctaaaatgtGAGATTGTGAGTGCATTTGAAGATTGATTAACAAAAACCAGTTACTTGTTGTCATTTTCTTGATCATCTTATTAAAACAAGGACTTGAATAGTTTGGACCAAGTGGACAGATGTTGGTTGGAAATATTTATACCCATTAAAAAAATCAGTTGGGaactgataaaaaaaataatttttgtctGAGATTTAGAAAAGGTACAATAATGGAGCACAGGAACTATCACTGGGATCTAGAAGACATACAGTAATATATTTAACAGAAGCTTATCCATTAAAACAAAACTAGTAATAGATTTTTATGCTGCAAAAAAATCTCAATCTCAATGCAAATTATGGGTCACTAGGCAGAGATTAAGACCCCTGTAGAAAATTTGAGATTAGGATACACATACTTCAAGTtttattagcaaaaaaaaaactattttaggTTATTCATAATGTTGCACAATAGCTATGATTGTTGTCTAGGAGACATGCAATAGAACATGGTAGGTACAGAACTCTACTCATGAAACAACAAAAAGTAAGGAAATTTACTCCAAACTGAAACAGAGGTCCACCCACACCACACTTCCCAATGTTGTTGGAAAGTCTTGATGGGAAATTGTAATTGTGATGATGGACTAGTTCCACCACCACTAGATTCATCTAACCTCATAGTTAAGCAAGCAATGAAATATTAATATACTTGAACCCCAAAAGAGACCCATCAATCATCATAATCATGGAGGTAAAGTCTGAGATCCAAAAATAACCATCCGGGTCTAAGGTTAAAAGCTTGCAGGAGCAAACAACACAAGACTAATCTGAGCTTCACAAAAGCCAAAATAAGATGAAGCAGAGGAAATGCAGCACAATGCAAGTCCTCCTGCAGCTGCAGCCTTGCAAGTTACAACTTACAACCAGTATTAAGGAATGCTACTACATGTAAACATAAATGACTGGTACTGGCTAAGAGTCAAGGTGCAAAATCAAAGATTAGAAGTTTGCTACATAGAGCAAACACTATCACATATACATACAATACATCCGTGGAGAAATGTTCAAACATAAAACCATTCGGCTACTATAGATATGGTTACCAGTTGATAATGTACGAGCAACTCAACTGCGCAGCACCATCTCCATAATCAAGTCGTTCCAAGAATCAATTGGACCAGGCAAGCACCAGTGCAGACAGTCATGAACTTTCACGTTTCTACGCTGTGGATGGAACTCCCTGTATAGACCAGGATGCCCATCAGGCCGAAGCGAAGCAAGATGGGTGTTGTCAAATATTTTCAAGTTCACTCTCTTTTTGGATTCAGTCATAGTCACCCGAGCCTTCTTGAATTCCTCAAATTCAATGAGACGCATCTTAGCGTCGATATCTTTCAGCTTCACGCGGCCTTCCTTAAACGGACCAGTTCGATCACAAGTCCCTCCACTGAACCATTCCCCATTCTCAAAATGATCCGGAGAAGCAGTCCTGAAGAGCACTAAGCTGTTGTGATTTGAATTCATAACGAAATCAAACACAAGCTTCAATGCTTTTCTATATGCATTGTCGAATCCATATTCTGGCGCACCTTTGCAATTGTGGCACCCAACAACTTTGCCATTCTCAAAATAGATTATGGTCTTAAGAAACCACTTCCCACCTGAAAGTATAATGTAATCAAATGTCTCATACTGATCTGCCCATTTCGCGTCGAGCTTGTCAAGATGCAAATGAATATCCGAAGACGCAACGCCATTCCTATCTTCATGAATGTCAGCCTTGAGAAGAAGCGGTGACCATACCAACGAAACCGTGAAATTATACGACCGAAAGTGCCATCTTCTGGACTTATACTCGAAGTCGTGGTAGACCTCCACTGCTGGTTCCACCTGAGGTTAACATCTAATCAAATTACACACCAATGCTTACACAAACAAACTTAACTGGTATCTACTCGTAATGTATGTATACCTTCCAGAGGATGCAAAGAAATGACTGGACATGGTTACGACTAATTGAGTCACCAATGAATGCCCAAGACTTATCCCTCATCAATTTCAGAAACTTCTTGGCATTAAACCTCGGCACATCGCAATCTCTTGGTTTCCACCTCCAATAGAGGTAACCTGAATCCGGCCTCCCATTTTTCATACAATTTTGTGGAGACTCAATTATAGGACAACTCTCATTAGTATAATACGGACCCAATGGATCTCTAATCCAATTCCCCATGAACAAATCACATTTCCCTGTAAACCAAGAATTGTTGTCACCCTCAACTCAAAGTATGAACATTCTAACAAGACTAAGGCACAAAGCCTTAATGGAAGCTAATAGGGGGTTCCAATTTGATTGGAGGTGTACCATCCCACAGGTGTTTTATACAAAATTTGACACACCCCAAATTAAATTCGTACCCCCTATTAGCAATTTTGATTTAGCTATCTCATCAATCACACATGCAAAATCAACAAAATTTGTAAAATCAAAGTCTAAAATCACTAACCTTTATGAAGAATTCGTATCTCTTCTGCATCATCATGCGGTGAATTCTCTTCCAGAGATGGTACTGAAATGGAAGgactagtagtagtagtagtagtagtagtagtagtatcaCTGGTGTAAAGAAACCTGAAAACAAGaccaacaacaagaaatgaaacacCAAATTTAACTAGGGACTGGTTTTGCTGGAGAATCAACCATGGGTTCCATTCAAATCTCTTTTCTTTCACCATTTTTATTTATCTAGCTCCCCCTCTCTATGAAAAAGTTGGAAGGAGGATCATGAAAAGCTCATTTACTTCCTactaatttatttttcttgttgaagaaaaacaaaagagagTGTTTTTTAGCTGAGTGTAGGTGGGAGGAGTAAAGGACAATGACAGTCGTGGGTTTTTTTCAGTTCATTATCATCACACTCTTTGGTTTCTTGCGAGTGACATGTGTTGGTATGATTGTGATGCATGTGGCATCCAATCCTTCGAAAACTGAAAATTTTCTTACATATAAACTCCATGTTTTTTAGTGTTCGTTTATTCTACCATCTGACTACAAACACCGACACAAGTCTTGGGCAAAAACAAACTCCCAGGGACTTGTGTTTGTCCGTTGGGTCAAAGTCAAAACGACAAGAACAGTCTTCTACAAGTTGTTCTTTATGTGTAGATATTACAGAAGATGGATCCCGCATTAAGGGGCAAATTATAAGTTAGATTGCTGGATTTGGATGAAGATTTTGAGCCACTTTGCAGGTCATGGTGCAATTACGAGTCACCAGAAAGACATTCCATCGGAGTATGGATTCTCAACAATTATTCAAGTCACAAGGTCGATTTGACAAACTGCCGACCAGCGATATGAATTTAGCgaggaaaatatcaaaattcttgtAAAAAGGAGAAAGAGACCGAAAATagggaaaaaaagagagagattttctATTAATGTACATATAGAATACAATgtttaagcctctatttatatagatgGAAGATTTGGTGTGCAAGATTTGTAAATTCTAAACTTAGACACGAAggcatcttagtaaataaactaaggtttataacactcccccttatgACCACCGTGGCTAAGTTATTACAAACATACcaggaaaactcaaaagagaaaaacctgaaattgcatAAGCATGTAAAAACTCAGACggtgttggacacgcatatgttgcctcgttaaaaccttgacaaggaaaacccagagagacaaaaccttgacgaaggaaaaagagtacaacgcgataaaGTCCAGCGAATGCACCTTAATTTGATGATGGCGCTACCCCTGATAAATACTTCAGTCAAATCTTGGCATGCAAATTCTTGAGTAGAGACTTTCCAATTTTGAagaacgaatttcttgaatgcagAAAAGGACTGTGCTTTCATGAAGATGTCGGATAGTCTTCAtttgtgttagtcttctaatgTTAATGTTCTCGAGTCTTCACGCTTCTTTAAATACATTGAGGACTTGCTTCTCGGAGATGATTTGCAAAAGTAGTTGATGtaatttcttcaacaaagtgccaatACACAGTTATAGTACCAATGAGCAAAGTTTGTGATCATACCTTATATGGATCAGAATGATATCCAAATTTAATAAGAGATGGCTATGTTGATGTGgtctaacaaaatgacctagttaatggtgggaatccaccaaataaccaaaaTTGATACAACTCCT
This portion of the Papaver somniferum cultivar HN1 chromosome 11, ASM357369v1, whole genome shotgun sequence genome encodes:
- the LOC113323845 gene encoding protein trichome birefringence-like 25; its protein translation is MVKEMMNNKFEWNNPSSSSSSSSNLKQNHVLVKLVVSVLLVGVAFRLLYTGSFDVLPFVEDTTTTAKVEAAEVPASNYDVEEDSLLATTDFSVEEQEEEKAPAPATASNADDEVQEEYPQDQISQKAATIEIPGKCNLFVGEWVPDQLGPLYSYESCHFITDDQNCMKNGRPDSGYLDWRWKPRGCEIPRFNAERFLEMMRDKSWGFIGDSIARNHVQSLLCILSKVEIADEIYHDEEYRSKRWHFPSYNFTLSVIWSPFLLKSEIFEDMYGVSTGEIQLHLDKLDKKWTREYESFNYVTISGGKWFLKTAVYHDNNTVLGCHYCSNSKLTEFGIDNAYRKAIKLVFNFISNSHHNAVVLFRTTTPDHFENGEWFSGGTCNRTVPYKKGEISLNYIDSAMRKIELEEFKNVATTSGSVRRAKLKLLDTTLLSTLRPNGHPGPYRQFNPEKNTTVQNDCLHWCLPGPIDSWNDLVMEMLMRD
- the LOC113320758 gene encoding protein trichome birefringence-like 25 → MVKEKRFEWNPWLILQQNQSLVKFGVSFLVVGLVFRFLYTSDTTTTTTTTTTSPSISVPSLEENSPHDDAEEIRILHKGKCDLFMGNWIRDPLGPYYTNESCPIIESPQNCMKNGRPDSGYLYWRWKPRDCDVPRFNAKKFLKLMRDKSWAFIGDSISRNHVQSFLCILWKVEPAVEVYHDFEYKSRRWHFRSYNFTVSLVWSPLLLKADIHEDRNGVASSDIHLHLDKLDAKWADQYETFDYIILSGGKWFLKTIIYFENGKVVGCHNCKGAPEYGFDNAYRKALKLVFDFVMNSNHNSLVLFRTASPDHFENGEWFSGGTCDRTGPFKEGRVKLKDIDAKMRLIEFEEFKKARVTMTESKKRVNLKIFDNTHLASLRPDGHPGLYREFHPQRRNVKVHDCLHWCLPGPIDSWNDLIMEMVLRS